In Gorilla gorilla gorilla isolate KB3781 chromosome 12, NHGRI_mGorGor1-v2.1_pri, whole genome shotgun sequence, the following are encoded in one genomic region:
- the LOC129531741 gene encoding forkhead box protein O1-like, with protein MLNPEGGKSGKSPRRRAASMDNNSKFAKSRSRAAKKKASLQSGQEGAGDSPGSQFSKWPASPGSHSNDDFDNWSTFRPRTSSNASTISGRLSPIMTEQDDLGEGDVHSMVYPPSAAKMTSTLPSLSEISNPENMENLLDNLNLLSSPTSLTVSTQSSPGTMMRQTPCYSFAPPNTSLNSPSPNCQKYTYGQSSMSPLPQMPIQTLQDNKSSYGGMSQYNCVPGLLKELLTSDSPPHNDIMTPVDPGVAQPNSRVLGQNVMMGPNSVMSTYGSQASHNKMMNPSSHTHPGHAQQTSAVNGHPLPHTVSTMPHTSGMNRLTQVKTPVQVPLPHPMQMSALGGYSSMSSCNGYGRMGLLHQEKLPSDLDGMFIERLDCDMESIIQNDLMDGDTLDFNFDNVLPNQSFPHSVKTMTHSWVSG; from the coding sequence ATGCTCAATCCAGAGGGTGGCAAGAGCGGGAAATCTCCTAGGAGAAGAGCTGCATCCATGGACAACAACAGTAAATTTGCTAAGAGCCGAAGCAGAGCTGCCAAGAAGAAAGCATCTCTCCAGTCTGGCCAGGAGGGTGCTGGGGACAGCCCTGgatcacagttttccaaatggcCTGCAAGCCCTGGCTCTCACAGCAATGATGACTTTGATAACTGGAGTACATTTCGCCCTCGAACTAGCTCAAATGCTAGTACTATTAGTGGGAGACTCTCACCCATTATGACCGAACAGGATGATCTTGGAGAAGGGGATGTGCATTCTATGGTGTACCCGCCATCTGCTGCAAAGATGACCTCTACTTTACCCAGTCTGTCTGAGATAAGCAATCCcgaaaacatggaaaatcttttGGATAATCTCAACCTTCTCTCATCACCAACATCATTAACTGTTTCGACCCAGTCCTCACCTGGCACCATGATGCGGCAGACGCCGTGCTACTCGTTTGCGCCACCAAACACCAGTTTGAATTCACCCAGCCCAAACTGCCAAAAATATACATATGGCCAATCCAGCATGAGCCCTTTGCCCCAGATGCCTATACAAACACTTCAGGACAATAAGTCGAGTTATGGAGGTATGAGTCAGTATAACTGTGTGCCTGGACTCTTGAAGGAGTTGCTGACTTCTGACTCTCCTCCCCATAATGACATTATGACACCAGTTGATCCTGGGGTAGCCCAGCCCAACAGCCGGGTTCTGGGCCAGAACGTCATGATGGGCCCTAATTCGGTCATGTCAACCTATGGCAGCCAGGCATCTCATAACAAAATGATGAATCCCAGCTCCCATACCCACCCTGGACATGCTCAGCAGACATCTGCAGTTAACGGGCATCCCCTGCCCCACACGGTAAGCACCATGCCCCACACCTCGGGTATGAACCGCCTGACCCAAGTGAAGACACCTGTACAAGTGCCTCTGCCCCACCCCATGCAGATGAGTGCCCTTGGGGGCTACTCCTCCATGAGCAGCTGCAATGGCTATGGCAGAATGGGCCTTCTCCACCAGGAGAAGCTCCCAAGTGACTTGGATGGCATGTTCATTGAGCGCTTAGACTGTGACATGGAATCCATCATTCAGAATGACCTCATGGATGGAGATACATTGGATTTTAACTTTGACAATGTGTTGCCCAACCAAAGCTTCCCACACAGTGTCAAGACAATGACACATAGCTGGGTGTCAGGCTGA